A stretch of the Clostridiales bacterium genome encodes the following:
- the yajC gene encoding preprotein translocase subunit YajC: MLDKLFGICAAIAEGTTEAAAAGEAAAELEPGQIALQYLFTFAPIILIFVIFWFMMIRPQRKKDKQVKEMLNNLKAGDRICTIGGIYGTITGLKDDHVTLSVGRDNMSMVVARWAIRGVEEVMVENDAQELN, from the coding sequence ATGCTGGACAAACTCTTTGGAATCTGCGCTGCGATTGCGGAAGGAACGACGGAAGCCGCAGCCGCCGGGGAAGCTGCTGCTGAGCTGGAACCCGGCCAGATCGCTCTGCAGTACCTTTTCACCTTTGCACCGATTATCCTGATCTTCGTGATCTTCTGGTTTATGATGATCCGCCCGCAGCGGAAGAAAGACAAACAGGTCAAGGAAATGCTGAACAACCTCAAAGCCGGAGACCGGATCTGTACAATCGGAGGTATTTACGGAACGATTACCGGACTGAAGGATGATCATGTGACCCTGTCAGTCGGCCGTGACAATATGTCCATGGTGGTTGCACGCTGGGCAATCCGCGGTGTGGAAGAAGTCATGGTGGAAAACGACGCGCAGGAACTGAACTGA
- a CDS encoding DUF1667 domain-containing protein: MEQNITCINCPMGCRMTVKLSPDGNVLSVSGNTCPRGEKYAVQECTLPVRMITAVIPAVGSPVPLSVKTSRPVPKAMIRQVMDILGNVQITLPVSAGQVIVPDILQTGSDIIATRDLP, translated from the coding sequence ATGGAACAGAACATTACCTGTATCAACTGCCCGATGGGATGCCGGATGACAGTAAAATTATCCCCGGACGGGAATGTGCTTTCCGTAAGCGGAAATACGTGTCCCCGCGGGGAAAAATATGCAGTTCAGGAATGCACACTGCCGGTCCGTATGATCACTGCGGTGATCCCGGCAGTAGGCTCGCCGGTTCCGCTGTCGGTCAAGACATCCCGTCCGGTTCCGAAGGCGATGATCCGTCAGGTGATGGATATCCTCGGCAATGTTCAGATAACGCTTCCGGTGAGTGCCGGACAGGTGATCGTTCCGGACATTCTTCAGACCGGATCGGATATCATTGCGACGCGGGATCTGCCGTAA
- a CDS encoding FAD-dependent oxidoreductase encodes MSNRQVDILIIGAGPAGLAAAIAARESGISSILVLERENAPGGILRQCIHNGFGLHRFQEELTGPEYAARDIARVRELGIPVECGTTVLSVSPDHVVTCVSPATGFQTIHAKAVILAMGCRERPRGALCTPGTRCAGIYSAGTAQRFVNLEGWMPGRRVVILGSGDIGLIMARRMTLQGAKVLACVEIMPYSSGLNRNIVQCLEDYGIPLYLSHTVTDIRGRERLEGVTVSRVDERRNPVPGTEIDFECDTLLLSCGLIPENELSLGAGVCLSGATSGAVVDDSLETSVPGIFACGNVLHVHDLVDHVSAESFRAGKAAAAFVRSGKQEGGRIEVADGDGVRGTVPQLIRRNTDEDVSLMFRPSAVFRNSTAVVECGGQTVCSRKALVFTPGEMATVVLKKDLIRTLPGNRITVRIERN; translated from the coding sequence GTGAGTAACAGACAGGTGGATATTCTGATTATCGGTGCCGGCCCTGCCGGCCTGGCCGCGGCAATTGCTGCCCGGGAAAGCGGGATCAGCTCCATTCTGGTTCTGGAGCGGGAGAATGCGCCCGGCGGCATCCTGCGTCAGTGCATTCACAACGGATTCGGGCTTCACCGGTTTCAGGAAGAGCTGACCGGACCGGAGTATGCGGCCAGGGATATCGCCAGGGTCCGGGAACTGGGAATTCCGGTGGAATGCGGCACCACGGTTCTGTCCGTATCCCCGGATCACGTTGTGACGTGTGTCTCCCCTGCCACCGGGTTTCAGACGATTCACGCGAAAGCGGTGATTCTGGCGATGGGATGCCGCGAAAGGCCGCGCGGTGCACTTTGCACACCCGGCACGCGGTGCGCGGGAATCTATTCGGCCGGTACTGCCCAGCGGTTTGTAAACCTGGAAGGATGGATGCCGGGCCGGCGGGTGGTAATCCTCGGTTCCGGGGACATCGGGCTGATTATGGCGCGCAGGATGACGCTGCAGGGCGCAAAGGTCCTGGCATGTGTGGAAATCATGCCCTACTCTTCCGGGCTGAACCGGAACATTGTTCAGTGCCTGGAAGATTATGGGATTCCCCTGTATCTCAGCCATACGGTAACGGATATTCGCGGCCGCGAACGGCTTGAGGGGGTCACGGTATCCCGGGTGGATGAACGAAGGAATCCGGTTCCCGGAACGGAGATCGATTTTGAATGTGATACGCTTCTCCTTTCGTGCGGCCTGATTCCGGAAAATGAACTGAGCCTCGGAGCCGGCGTATGTCTTTCCGGAGCCACATCCGGCGCGGTGGTGGATGATTCGCTGGAAACTTCGGTTCCGGGTATTTTCGCATGCGGAAATGTTCTGCATGTGCATGACCTGGTGGATCATGTTTCCGCCGAGAGTTTCCGCGCCGGAAAAGCAGCTGCCGCTTTTGTACGTTCCGGAAAACAGGAAGGTGGCCGGATTGAAGTGGCGGACGGTGACGGCGTGCGCGGCACGGTTCCCCAGCTGATCCGCAGGAATACAGATGAAGACGTAAGTCTGATGTTCCGACCCTCTGCAGTATTCAGGAACAGTACAGCGGTTGTGGAATGCGGCGGACAGACGGTATGCTCCCGGAAAGCCCTGGTATTCACCCCCGGCGAAATGGCGACGGTTGTACTGAAGAAGGACCTGATCCGGACGCTGCCCGGGAACCGGATTACGGTCCGGATTGAAAGGAACTGA
- a CDS encoding NAD(P)/FAD-dependent oxidoreductase: MTTDILIIGAGITGTALAREISRYDVSCVVIDRACDVAEGATKANSGIVHAGYDAVPGTLKAKYNVAGAAAYPGLCRELGVPYKRCGALVIGFDEADEKTLRNLLDRGIQNGVEGLRILDRNAALEMEPNLNPDIRSALYVPTSAIVSPYEMAFALADDAALNGVDFRFSQPVRSIGRTEDGRWHVRTDTDTYECMAVVNCAGASGAELHNMISDIQLKMIHRRGQYYLLDRAEQQPFAMTVFQCPSRMGKGVLVSPTVHGNLLLGPTAEDIDDPLDTATTAGGLAEILQKAGKTWPGISTRTNITNFSGIRAHLTTDDFMVGPVSGCKNAYEAVGIESPGLSSAPAIAADLCRMIAEDLKWNRKADIGIRPALKREKAFASMTAEERAEMVRKDPLYGNIVCRCETVTEAEIRQAVRRPVGARTIDGVKRRTRAGMGRCQGGFCLPRVAAIIAEETGCSLAEVTKDGGCSRILADPLDSFLKGGGDRE, encoded by the coding sequence ATGACAACGGATATCCTGATTATCGGTGCCGGAATTACCGGGACCGCTCTTGCGCGGGAAATCAGCCGGTATGATGTTTCATGTGTGGTAATTGACCGCGCCTGCGATGTGGCGGAAGGCGCGACAAAGGCGAACAGCGGAATCGTACACGCGGGCTATGATGCGGTTCCGGGAACGCTCAAGGCAAAATACAATGTGGCCGGTGCAGCAGCGTATCCCGGGCTCTGCCGGGAACTGGGCGTTCCGTACAAACGCTGCGGTGCGCTGGTGATCGGCTTTGACGAGGCGGATGAGAAAACACTCCGGAACCTCCTGGACCGCGGTATACAAAACGGCGTGGAAGGACTCCGGATTCTGGACAGGAATGCGGCGCTGGAGATGGAACCGAACCTGAATCCGGATATCCGTTCGGCCCTCTATGTGCCGACAAGCGCAATTGTCAGTCCGTATGAAATGGCGTTTGCTCTGGCGGATGATGCGGCGCTGAACGGTGTTGATTTCCGGTTCAGCCAGCCGGTACGGTCCATCGGGAGAACGGAAGACGGCCGCTGGCATGTCCGTACAGATACAGACACCTACGAATGCATGGCAGTGGTCAACTGTGCCGGTGCTTCCGGTGCGGAACTGCACAATATGATTTCGGATATTCAACTGAAAATGATTCATCGCCGGGGCCAGTACTACCTGCTGGACCGGGCGGAACAGCAGCCGTTTGCCATGACGGTGTTCCAGTGCCCTTCCCGGATGGGTAAAGGCGTACTGGTCAGCCCGACGGTACATGGCAATCTGCTGCTCGGACCGACGGCGGAGGATATTGATGATCCGCTGGATACGGCAACCACGGCCGGAGGGCTGGCGGAAATACTGCAGAAAGCCGGGAAAACATGGCCCGGAATCTCCACACGGACGAATATTACGAACTTCAGCGGGATCCGTGCCCATCTGACGACGGATGATTTTATGGTCGGTCCGGTCAGCGGGTGTAAAAACGCGTATGAGGCTGTCGGAATTGAAAGTCCCGGGCTGTCCTCGGCACCTGCAATCGCGGCGGATCTGTGCCGAATGATTGCGGAAGACCTGAAATGGAACAGGAAAGCGGATATTGGGATTCGTCCGGCCTTGAAAAGGGAGAAGGCATTCGCGTCGATGACGGCGGAAGAACGCGCGGAAATGGTTCGGAAAGACCCGCTCTACGGAAATATTGTCTGCAGGTGTGAAACGGTGACGGAAGCGGAGATCCGGCAGGCAGTCCGGAGACCGGTCGGCGCCCGGACGATTGATGGTGTAAAACGCCGGACCCGGGCCGGCATGGGACGTTGTCAGGGTGGTTTCTGTCTGCCCCGGGTTGCTGCGATCATTGCAGAGGAAACAGGCTGTTCTCTGGCGGAAGTGACGAAGGACGGTGGCTGCAGCCGGATTCTCGCGGATCCGCTGGATTCTTTTCTGAAGGGAGGCGGAGACCGTGAGTAA
- a CDS encoding 1-phosphofructokinase family hexose kinase, with protein MITTICMNPCFDRTVEVDTLQISRVNRIRNARDDLGGKGINVAVVAGRLGLDVQCIGIMGTDGSSELCGLMDREGLQHRFLTVPGRVRTNMKIYSRDGQGVTELNEPGAAVDDSILREFFELTRQETAASEIVVMTGSLPPGCPEGTYRDLMNALDGKKCILDTEGKELELAAKGAKPYLIKPNLRELETTLGIELRTIRAIRDAALLFIRLGVEHAVVSMGEMGAMYVSEKKTLFAPALRIEAKSTVGAGDAMIGGMLMGYEKTGDMAKAFRYGIAAGAASVMTEGTQLIVRSDFEKLLAQVKVQEV; from the coding sequence GTGATTACCACCATCTGCATGAATCCTTGTTTTGACAGAACAGTCGAGGTGGACACACTTCAGATCAGCCGTGTCAACCGGATCCGGAATGCGCGTGACGACCTTGGCGGAAAAGGGATCAATGTCGCTGTGGTTGCCGGAAGGCTCGGCCTCGATGTCCAGTGCATCGGGATCATGGGGACTGACGGTTCTTCTGAACTCTGCGGCCTGATGGACCGTGAAGGACTTCAGCACCGTTTTCTGACTGTCCCCGGCCGCGTCCGTACGAACATGAAAATCTACAGCCGGGACGGACAGGGCGTTACTGAACTGAATGAGCCCGGCGCTGCTGTGGATGATTCCATTCTCCGTGAATTCTTTGAACTGACCCGTCAGGAAACAGCCGCCAGTGAAATTGTTGTGATGACCGGCAGCCTGCCGCCCGGATGCCCGGAAGGGACATACCGTGACCTGATGAACGCCCTGGACGGGAAAAAGTGCATCCTGGATACCGAAGGCAAAGAGCTTGAACTTGCTGCCAAAGGGGCAAAGCCTTATCTGATCAAGCCCAATCTGCGGGAACTGGAAACAACGCTCGGCATTGAGCTCCGCACAATCCGTGCGATCCGGGACGCCGCACTGCTGTTTATCCGTCTCGGCGTGGAACACGCCGTTGTTTCCATGGGCGAGATGGGTGCCATGTATGTATCCGAAAAGAAAACACTTTTTGCCCCCGCACTCCGGATTGAAGCCAAATCTACCGTCGGTGCCGGCGATGCGATGATCGGCGGTATGCTGATGGGATATGAAAAGACCGGCGACATGGCGAAGGCTTTCCGCTATGGAATTGCCGCAGGAGCCGCAAGCGTCATGACAGAAGGCACCCAGCTGATTGTCCGGTCCGATTTTGAAAAACTGCTTGCGCAGGTGAAAGTACAGGAAGTGTAA
- a CDS encoding GNAT family N-acetyltransferase — MFFRRNRAEYSDGIIDLIPLQVAPPDSGLQFGQERVWRIAVHNRRKEIGQLSYRDGESRCVYYFGHIGYHIDPPYRGHHYAWRACRLIRDEILMSGKTSVIITCDPDNEASRKTCERLNCLLEGISSVPRDLQEKYDLSSMKCRYIWQITA; from the coding sequence TTGTTTTTTCGCAGAAACAGGGCGGAGTACTCTGACGGAATTATCGACCTGATTCCGCTCCAGGTCGCACCGCCTGATTCGGGACTGCAGTTCGGGCAAGAACGGGTCTGGAGAATTGCCGTCCACAACAGACGGAAGGAAATCGGCCAGCTCAGTTACCGCGACGGAGAGAGCCGGTGTGTCTATTATTTCGGCCATATCGGCTACCATATTGATCCACCGTACCGGGGTCATCACTATGCATGGCGGGCCTGCAGGCTGATCCGGGATGAAATCCTGATGAGCGGCAAGACCTCCGTTATCATCACCTGCGACCCGGATAACGAAGCAAGCCGAAAGACCTGTGAGCGGCTGAACTGTCTCCTGGAAGGGATTTCATCCGTTCCCCGGGATCTGCAGGAGAAATATGATCTCAGCAGCATGAAATGCCGGTATATCTGGCAGATCACAGCCTGA
- a CDS encoding alpha/beta hydrolase has product MIKEIDGVKIHYETSGDSGSRILLLHGWGCSIQLMKPVADRITGNHRFMIIDFPGHGESSRPPEPWGVPEYSECLLRFLRETGFYPCHIIAHSFGARIAAWIASTHPEMVNRIILTGAAGIRPKQTEAARKRSAQYTRLKHIAAAAGRIPFLRGISRNMEEALRRKYGSKDYNSLDAEMRKTFVRIVSQDLTDLYGSFRSGTLLLWGDRDTETPLWMGREMEKRIPDSALIILEGGTHFAYLEQVDRFCAIASEFLKED; this is encoded by the coding sequence ATGATAAAAGAAATTGACGGCGTCAAAATCCACTACGAAACTTCCGGGGACAGCGGAAGCCGTATCCTGCTCCTGCATGGATGGGGCTGCAGCATCCAGCTGATGAAGCCGGTTGCCGACCGGATCACCGGAAACCATCGTTTCATGATCATCGATTTTCCCGGGCACGGGGAGAGCAGCCGGCCTCCTGAACCATGGGGAGTTCCTGAATACAGCGAATGCCTGCTCCGTTTCCTCCGGGAAACCGGGTTTTATCCATGCCATATTATCGCGCACAGCTTCGGTGCCCGTATTGCCGCCTGGATTGCCTCCACACATCCGGAAATGGTGAACCGGATCATCCTGACCGGGGCTGCGGGCATCCGTCCGAAGCAGACGGAAGCCGCACGGAAACGCTCCGCGCAGTACACCAGGCTGAAGCATATCGCCGCCGCAGCCGGAAGGATTCCGTTCCTCCGCGGGATTTCCCGCAATATGGAGGAAGCACTCCGCCGGAAATACGGCAGCAAGGACTATAACAGCCTCGATGCGGAAATGCGGAAAACCTTTGTACGGATCGTCAGCCAGGACCTTACGGATCTTTACGGATCATTTCGCTCCGGCACACTGCTTCTGTGGGGCGACCGGGATACAGAGACACCGCTCTGGATGGGCCGTGAAATGGAAAAGCGGATCCCGGACAGCGCACTGATCATTCTGGAAGGCGGCACGCATTTTGCCTATCTGGAACAGGTGGACAGATTCTGCGCCATTGCTTCCGAATTCCTGAAGGAGGACTGA
- a CDS encoding UDP-N-acetylmuramoyl-tripeptide--D-alanyl-D-alanine ligase encodes MTPLSLILILSLSAGCVLAGRILFHYFQLESYQHPGYFRTIRRNALKAFLPGLIEALAWALSLLLFAAVIPEDNDWLPVVCVSVVVLACGVLLYRLSRDQKAKKPFRFTPRMKRLYVVSFVVFAGILIAFRFCTPPAEAAAVLLMLFPLFLPVWVALAGLIAWPIEKAISEMYFRDAQRILRERKDLIRIGITGSWGKTSVKFILGTILSEKYNTLVTPSSFNTPMGVTRVIRSSLEPGHRVFIAEMGARHVGDIKEMCRLVHPEIGILTSIGPQHLDTFKTLERVTKTKYELIDALPDNGRCFFPDDQGICLELYRKTEKPKCLSGLDSQADDVWAEDITVSPEGSRFTLCTHDFRIPCRTALLGELNIRNILLCASVAVSLGLTGEQIARGISRLTPVEHRLQLIPNSGGITIIDDAFNSNIRGAEQAFHVLKEFPPQRIIITPGMVELGKLEYEMNREFGEKMAAGCDTAILVGKKRSAAIREGLAGSGFPEEKIRIAESLDEAVRIMHDIARSGDTVLFENDLPDNYSE; translated from the coding sequence ATGACCCCCCTGTCCCTGATCCTGATCCTGTCCCTCTCGGCCGGATGTGTCCTGGCCGGAAGAATTCTCTTTCATTATTTCCAGCTGGAGAGCTACCAGCACCCCGGGTATTTCCGGACAATCCGCCGCAATGCCCTGAAGGCGTTCCTGCCAGGCCTGATTGAAGCGCTGGCCTGGGCACTCTCCCTGCTGCTTTTCGCGGCTGTCATTCCGGAAGACAACGACTGGCTTCCGGTCGTCTGTGTTTCCGTTGTTGTCCTGGCCTGCGGCGTACTGCTTTACCGCCTGTCCCGGGATCAGAAAGCCAAGAAGCCGTTCCGGTTCACCCCGCGGATGAAACGGCTGTATGTCGTCTCATTTGTGGTTTTTGCCGGGATCCTGATTGCTTTCCGTTTCTGCACACCGCCGGCTGAAGCCGCCGCTGTCCTGCTGATGCTGTTCCCCCTGTTCCTCCCGGTATGGGTCGCGCTGGCCGGCCTGATTGCCTGGCCGATCGAGAAAGCAATCAGCGAGATGTATTTCCGTGACGCGCAGCGGATTCTCCGCGAACGGAAGGATCTGATCCGGATCGGCATTACCGGTTCCTGGGGAAAGACCAGCGTCAAATTTATCCTGGGAACAATCCTCAGCGAGAAATACAATACACTTGTCACACCGTCCAGCTTCAACACCCCGATGGGAGTCACCCGGGTAATCCGCTCTTCCCTGGAACCCGGTCACCGCGTTTTCATCGCGGAGATGGGTGCGCGGCATGTGGGGGACATTAAGGAGATGTGCCGCCTGGTCCATCCTGAAATCGGCATTCTGACTTCCATCGGACCACAGCACCTGGATACGTTCAAAACACTGGAACGTGTGACAAAAACCAAGTATGAGCTGATTGATGCCCTGCCGGACAACGGGCGGTGCTTTTTCCCGGATGACCAGGGGATCTGCCTGGAACTGTACCGGAAGACCGAAAAGCCGAAATGCCTGTCCGGCCTGGACAGCCAGGCAGATGACGTCTGGGCAGAAGATATCACCGTGTCACCCGAGGGGAGCCGCTTTACCCTTTGCACGCACGATTTCCGCATTCCCTGCCGGACCGCGCTGCTTGGTGAACTGAATATCCGGAATATTCTCCTGTGCGCATCTGTTGCTGTCAGCCTGGGACTCACCGGAGAGCAGATTGCCCGCGGGATCAGCCGGCTGACCCCTGTGGAACACCGGCTCCAGCTGATTCCCAATTCCGGCGGCATCACCATTATTGACGACGCATTCAACAGCAACATCCGGGGTGCGGAGCAGGCTTTCCACGTTCTGAAAGAATTCCCGCCGCAGCGCATCATCATTACTCCGGGCATGGTCGAGCTTGGCAAACTGGAGTATGAGATGAACCGTGAATTCGGGGAAAAGATGGCTGCCGGCTGCGATACTGCAATCCTGGTCGGCAAAAAGCGCAGCGCAGCCATTCGCGAAGGCCTGGCCGGATCCGGGTTTCCGGAAGAAAAGATCCGGATTGCCGAATCGCTGGACGAAGCCGTACGGATCATGCACGATATTGCCCGTTCCGGGGATACTGTGCTGTTTGAGAATGACCTTCCCGACAATTACAGTGAATAA
- a CDS encoding D-alanine--D-alanine ligase, with protein sequence MKKQIGVIFGSRSCEREVAIISAIQLMRHADTEQYDVIPVYIDERGNWYTGEKLKEIDTFRPFKGETAGIVRVFPDLSSGSGALLRLEKGKGLFGRERLEIIARIDVYIVVMHGLNGEDGTLQGLLELANIPYTSTGVPGSAIGMDKIIMKQFFRGAGLPVLPGVAVTRHEFESSADDVAAKIRSELGFPVFVKPANLGSSIGVSRADDEGGLKDSLSLAFEYDRRVLVEKGLNQPIELNCSVLGYDDEVMASSIEMPLNSTEFLTFGEKYLASGGSKGMASLHRVLPAPIDDGLKTEIQNMSKDIFRMMDGKGVVRIDYMFDRDSEKLYITEINTIPGSLAFYLWEYDGIRYRELIDRMIRFAEKAHEDRNHANYAYTSDILKSVGSGAKGSKGAKGSKGGTKL encoded by the coding sequence TTGAAAAAGCAAATCGGCGTTATATTCGGAAGCCGCAGCTGTGAAAGGGAAGTCGCCATCATAAGCGCCATTCAGCTGATGCGCCATGCCGACACGGAGCAGTATGACGTGATTCCGGTTTATATTGATGAGCGCGGAAACTGGTATACCGGTGAAAAGCTGAAGGAGATTGATACCTTCCGGCCGTTCAAAGGCGAAACTGCCGGTATTGTCCGCGTATTTCCGGACCTGAGTTCCGGATCCGGCGCGCTGCTCCGCCTGGAAAAAGGCAAGGGGCTTTTCGGCCGGGAAAGGCTTGAGATCATTGCCAGGATTGATGTGTATATCGTTGTAATGCACGGTCTGAACGGCGAGGACGGCACCCTGCAGGGACTGCTGGAGCTGGCCAATATCCCGTATACATCCACCGGGGTTCCCGGCAGCGCAATCGGAATGGACAAAATCATCATGAAGCAGTTCTTCCGCGGCGCCGGTCTCCCGGTTCTTCCCGGAGTGGCTGTGACGCGGCATGAGTTTGAAAGCAGTGCCGATGATGTTGCCGCAAAGATCCGGAGTGAACTGGGATTCCCGGTATTTGTAAAACCAGCCAACCTGGGAAGCAGCATCGGCGTCAGCCGGGCTGATGATGAAGGCGGCCTGAAGGACAGCCTGTCCCTTGCATTTGAATATGACCGGAGGGTCCTGGTTGAAAAAGGACTGAACCAGCCCATTGAACTGAACTGCAGCGTGCTCGGCTATGACGATGAAGTGATGGCTTCCTCCATTGAAATGCCGCTGAACAGCACCGAATTCCTGACTTTCGGCGAGAAGTATCTTGCATCCGGCGGAAGCAAGGGAATGGCCAGCCTTCACCGCGTCCTTCCGGCTCCGATCGATGACGGGCTGAAAACGGAAATCCAGAACATGAGCAAGGATATCTTCCGGATGATGGACGGGAAAGGTGTGGTCCGGATTGACTACATGTTTGACCGCGACAGCGAAAAGCTGTATATCACTGAAATCAACACGATTCCCGGAAGCCTTGCATTCTATCTGTGGGAATATGACGGAATCCGGTACCGTGAGCTGATTGACCGGATGATCCGGTTTGCAGAAAAAGCGCATGAAGACCGTAACCATGCCAATTATGCCTATACCAGCGACATCCTGAAGAGCGTCGGATCAGGTGCCAAAGGCAGCAAGGGAGCCAAGGGCAGCAAAGGCGGAACAAAGCTGTAA
- the dxs gene encoding 1-deoxy-D-xylulose-5-phosphate synthase: MLEKINSPADLARLSEKEIQELAGEIRAELIRTVSENGGHLASNLGVVELTLAIHRVFHLPEDKVVFDVGHQSYVHKLITGRYSRFRTLREYGGISGFPKRDESEYDCFETGHASTSISAALGLARARDYRNEHHHVIALVGDGAMTGGMCYEALNDAGHSHTRLIVILNDNEMSIAPNVGALSSYLTDLRISAGWQSAKQRVRRLNRFPVFGKLIYRAMHGTKKLVKSMLLRSGDLGFFEALGFQYFGPINGHDLSSLEKTLKKAGECTGPCVIHVLTKKGYGYEQAEARPEAFHGTPPFYIESGNRIRKPDYPSAGHVMADTLAGMRSSDSRIVAITAAMKLGTGLDHFAEKYPDSVIDTGITEEHAATLAAGLAAGGMRPYYAVYSTFFQRCYDQMIHDVCMQNLPVVFLLDRSGLGGEDGRTHHGLFDLAEVLPVPGMTVLAPCDALELSEMIRWTLTQDGPCTIRYQKDGTPVPFCHPEGRHFVPGKWYTIFEGCDLMILAAGNMVQQAVSVRSLLEKEGVSAAVIQCTSLKPADEEFLSRISPDTPYFTLEEHMETGGFGAYISGLCRKKGFPQPADCIGVPDCWIEHGNHQLLMKDAGLCPDQIAGRILRKLGRAEQ; encoded by the coding sequence ATGCTGGAGAAAATCAATTCCCCTGCGGATCTGGCCCGTCTGAGTGAAAAAGAAATACAGGAACTGGCCGGAGAAATCAGGGCCGAACTGATCCGAACCGTTTCCGAAAACGGCGGACATCTGGCATCCAACCTGGGGGTTGTGGAACTGACGCTTGCAATCCACCGTGTGTTTCATCTGCCGGAGGACAAGGTCGTGTTTGACGTCGGCCATCAGTCCTACGTTCACAAGCTGATCACCGGCCGGTACAGCCGGTTCAGGACGCTCCGGGAATACGGCGGGATTTCCGGCTTCCCGAAGCGGGATGAAAGTGAATACGACTGTTTTGAAACCGGACATGCCAGTACTTCCATTTCCGCCGCCCTGGGACTGGCGCGTGCGCGGGATTACCGGAATGAACACCATCATGTAATCGCGCTGGTAGGAGACGGAGCCATGACCGGCGGTATGTGCTATGAAGCGCTGAACGATGCCGGTCACAGCCATACACGCCTGATTGTGATCCTGAATGATAATGAGATGAGCATTGCGCCGAACGTCGGCGCCCTCAGTTCCTACCTGACAGACCTGAGAATCAGTGCCGGGTGGCAGAGTGCCAAACAGCGGGTCCGTCGCCTGAACCGTTTTCCGGTTTTCGGAAAACTGATCTACCGGGCAATGCATGGAACCAAGAAGCTGGTAAAATCCATGCTTCTCCGCAGCGGAGACCTGGGTTTCTTCGAAGCGCTCGGCTTTCAGTATTTCGGACCCATCAACGGACATGACCTGTCCAGCCTGGAAAAAACACTGAAAAAAGCCGGCGAATGCACCGGCCCCTGCGTCATTCATGTGCTGACCAAAAAAGGGTACGGATATGAGCAGGCGGAAGCCCGTCCGGAAGCCTTCCACGGAACACCGCCCTTCTACATCGAATCCGGAAACCGGATCCGGAAACCGGATTATCCTTCTGCCGGTCATGTCATGGCGGATACCCTGGCCGGGATGCGTTCCTCTGACAGCCGGATTGTAGCGATTACCGCAGCGATGAAACTCGGAACCGGCCTGGATCATTTCGCGGAAAAATACCCGGATTCCGTCATTGATACCGGAATCACCGAAGAGCATGCCGCCACACTGGCTGCCGGCCTTGCTGCCGGCGGAATGCGTCCCTATTACGCCGTTTATTCCACTTTTTTCCAGCGTTGTTATGATCAGATGATCCACGATGTCTGCATGCAGAACCTCCCGGTCGTTTTCCTGCTGGACCGGAGCGGGCTCGGCGGGGAAGACGGCCGGACCCATCACGGCCTGTTTGATCTTGCGGAAGTTCTGCCGGTTCCCGGTATGACCGTTCTGGCCCCCTGTGACGCACTGGAGCTCAGCGAGATGATCCGCTGGACGCTGACACAGGACGGTCCATGCACAATCCGTTACCAGAAGGACGGAACACCTGTTCCGTTCTGTCATCCGGAAGGCCGTCACTTTGTTCCCGGAAAATGGTATACCATTTTTGAGGGATGCGATCTGATGATCCTTGCTGCCGGCAATATGGTCCAGCAGGCGGTATCTGTCCGCTCCCTGCTCGAAAAAGAAGGGGTTTCCGCCGCGGTAATCCAGTGTACCTCCCTTAAGCCGGCGGACGAGGAATTCCTTTCCCGCATAAGTCCTGATACTCCTTATTTCACGCTGGAGGAGCACATGGAAACCGGCGGATTCGGGGCCTATATTTCCGGACTCTGCCGGAAAAAAGGGTTCCCGCAGCCGGCCGACTGCATCGGCGTTCCGGACTGTTGGATTGAACATGGGAACCATCAGCTGCTGATGAAAGATGCCGGACTCTGCCCGGATCAGATTGCCGGCAGGATCCTGCGCAAACTCGGGAGGGCTGAGCAGTGA